A portion of the Edaphobacter bradus genome contains these proteins:
- the shc gene encoding squalene--hopene cyclase yields the protein MSQSFKNPLRATEPAQPRFGRLDLGLDRVIDGLERAKSWLFDQQHPDGYWCGELEADVMLEADYIFMHTLLGTGEPGRMQRAMNEILRHQNEDGGWSLYPGGPSNVNYGVKAYLALKLMGWSKNHPLMVKARECVLAQGGVVECNTFTKIYLCAMGQYDYDAVPAIPPEIVLFPNWFYFNIYEISSWSRGILVPLSIIYAKKPFKKLAPEQGIEELFVGGRKNSNLHLRWDRKSLISWRNFFLFFDRMTHLFERVHIRPLRKIAIRKAKEWMLERFEKSDGLGAIYPAMLNSIVALRCLDYSLDDPQMIRAMDEFEKLGIDCPEGTEDYPVPTFRMQPCFPPVWDTAQAMYALGEAGVSRDDPRMLKAADWILSKEVRQRGDWAEKVKNVEPGGWYFEFNNEFYPDVDDTGQVLMALNAVENPRERYQYEVCQRAINWIWAMQCKNGGWASFDKDNTKMIFQYIPFADHNAMLDPPTVDITGRMLEMLALYGVTRSDPRVEKAIQFILKEQEPDGSWFGRWGVNYLYGTFLVLRGLEAMGFWNHEPAVQQAAEWIRMVQNADGGWGETCGTYDDPNQRGIGPSTPSQTAWAVLGLLAAGDTRSDSVAKGVRWLIERQHEDGSWDELVPGRNGESYYTGTGFPRVFYLGYHLYKQYFPLLALTTYRRAMERGEEEAA from the coding sequence ATGAGTCAATCTTTTAAGAATCCGCTGAGAGCCACTGAGCCCGCGCAGCCGCGCTTTGGGCGCTTGGATCTCGGTCTGGACCGTGTGATCGACGGTTTGGAGCGGGCGAAATCGTGGCTGTTCGATCAGCAACATCCAGACGGGTACTGGTGCGGCGAGCTCGAGGCCGACGTGATGCTCGAGGCCGATTACATCTTCATGCACACGCTCCTGGGAACCGGTGAGCCGGGCAGGATGCAGCGCGCCATGAATGAGATTCTCCGTCATCAGAATGAGGACGGAGGGTGGAGCCTGTATCCGGGTGGGCCATCGAATGTCAACTACGGCGTGAAGGCGTACCTGGCGCTGAAGCTGATGGGCTGGTCGAAGAACCATCCGCTGATGGTGAAGGCGCGCGAGTGTGTGCTTGCTCAGGGTGGCGTGGTGGAGTGCAATACCTTCACGAAGATCTATCTCTGCGCAATGGGCCAGTACGACTACGACGCGGTGCCTGCGATTCCGCCGGAGATCGTTCTGTTTCCGAACTGGTTTTACTTCAACATCTACGAGATATCTTCGTGGTCGCGCGGGATTCTGGTGCCGCTGTCGATCATCTATGCCAAGAAGCCGTTTAAAAAGCTGGCTCCGGAGCAGGGGATCGAGGAGCTGTTTGTCGGGGGGCGCAAGAACTCGAATCTGCATCTGCGGTGGGACAGGAAGAGCCTGATCAGCTGGCGGAACTTCTTCCTCTTCTTCGATCGGATGACGCACTTGTTCGAGCGGGTACATATTCGTCCGCTGCGCAAGATTGCTATTCGGAAGGCGAAGGAATGGATGCTGGAGCGGTTTGAGAAGTCCGATGGCCTGGGTGCGATCTACCCGGCGATGCTGAACTCGATCGTCGCGCTGCGGTGCCTTGACTACTCGCTTGACGACCCGCAGATGATCCGGGCGATGGATGAGTTTGAGAAGCTGGGAATCGACTGCCCGGAGGGTACCGAGGACTACCCTGTGCCGACGTTCCGGATGCAGCCGTGCTTTCCGCCGGTGTGGGACACGGCACAGGCGATGTATGCGCTGGGCGAAGCTGGCGTGAGCCGGGACGATCCGCGGATGCTGAAGGCCGCGGACTGGATCCTGTCGAAGGAGGTCCGGCAGAGGGGTGACTGGGCCGAGAAGGTCAAGAATGTTGAGCCTGGAGGATGGTACTTCGAGTTCAACAATGAGTTTTACCCGGATGTTGATGATACCGGGCAGGTTCTGATGGCGCTGAACGCTGTGGAAAATCCGCGCGAGCGCTACCAATACGAGGTCTGCCAGCGCGCTATCAACTGGATATGGGCGATGCAGTGCAAGAACGGCGGCTGGGCGAGCTTCGATAAAGACAATACGAAGATGATCTTCCAGTACATCCCGTTTGCCGACCACAACGCGATGCTTGATCCGCCGACGGTGGACATCACAGGCCGGATGCTGGAGATGCTGGCGCTGTATGGGGTTACGCGGAGCGATCCGCGAGTCGAAAAGGCGATCCAGTTCATCCTGAAGGAGCAGGAGCCGGACGGCAGCTGGTTCGGGCGCTGGGGTGTGAACTACCTCTACGGCACATTCCTGGTGCTGCGTGGGCTGGAGGCGATGGGCTTCTGGAACCACGAGCCGGCAGTGCAGCAGGCAGCGGAGTGGATTCGCATGGTGCAGAACGCCGATGGCGGCTGGGGTGAGACGTGCGGGACGTACGACGATCCCAACCAGCGTGGCATCGGGCCGAGCACACCTTCGCAGACAGCATGGGCAGTACTTGGGCTGCTGGCGGCTGGCGATACGCGGTCGGATTCGGTGGCAAAGGGAGTTCGCTGGCTAATCGAGCGGCAGCATGAGGATGGGAGCTGGGATGAACTGGTTCCGGGACGCAACGGTGAGAGTTATTACACCGGAACGGGGTTCCCGCGCGTCTTTTATCTTGGGTATCACCTGTACAAGCAGTACTTCCCGCTGCTAGCGCTGACGACGTACCGGCGCGCTATGGAGCGGGGCGAGGAAGAAGCAGCGTAG
- the hpnH gene encoding adenosyl-hopene transferase HpnH: MAVPVSQAWTVASYVLKQKLKGRKRYPLVLMLEPLFRCNLACAGCGKIQYPAHILKAELTPEECFKAVEECGTPMVAIPGGEPLLHPKMPEIVAGLVARKKYVYMCTNALLLKEKLHLFKPSKYLSFSVHVDGQKEHHDFAVCREGGHDIAMEGVRAAVAAGFRVTTNTTLFDGADPNSVRRHFDELMSAGVESMMVSPGYTYDKAPDQKHFLGRARSKKLFRAILSNRKKSWQFNASPMFMEFLMGKKDLKCTPWGMPTFSIFGWQKPCYLLQDGYADTFRELMETVEWSNYGTESGNPRCANCMVHSGYEASGVNYTFGSLKGMLETARAMFFGSYKDNGAMKLLNEWKPAQHGPLVQIAAAQQSNELQGVSGD, translated from the coding sequence ATGGCAGTTCCAGTCTCGCAAGCCTGGACGGTTGCATCGTATGTTTTGAAGCAGAAGCTCAAGGGTCGCAAGAGGTATCCCCTGGTGCTGATGCTGGAGCCTTTGTTCCGCTGCAATCTCGCGTGTGCGGGCTGCGGTAAGATCCAGTATCCGGCGCATATCCTGAAGGCGGAGTTGACGCCCGAGGAGTGCTTCAAGGCGGTGGAAGAGTGCGGGACGCCGATGGTCGCGATCCCGGGCGGCGAACCGTTGTTGCACCCGAAGATGCCGGAGATCGTCGCAGGGCTCGTAGCGCGCAAGAAGTATGTGTACATGTGCACGAATGCGCTTCTGCTGAAGGAGAAGCTGCACCTGTTCAAGCCATCGAAGTACCTGTCGTTTTCGGTGCACGTGGATGGGCAGAAGGAGCACCACGACTTCGCGGTGTGCCGCGAGGGCGGTCACGATATCGCGATGGAGGGCGTTCGCGCTGCAGTCGCCGCGGGCTTCCGCGTAACGACGAATACGACGCTGTTCGATGGCGCTGATCCGAACAGCGTGCGCCGTCACTTCGACGAGCTGATGTCCGCGGGCGTGGAGAGCATGATGGTCTCGCCGGGCTACACGTATGACAAGGCACCGGACCAGAAGCACTTTCTCGGCCGGGCGCGATCGAAGAAGCTCTTTCGCGCGATACTTTCGAACCGGAAGAAGAGCTGGCAGTTCAATGCTTCGCCCATGTTTATGGAGTTTCTGATGGGCAAGAAGGACCTGAAGTGCACGCCGTGGGGAATGCCGACGTTTTCGATCTTCGGCTGGCAGAAGCCCTGCTACCTGCTGCAGGACGGCTACGCGGATACGTTCCGGGAGCTGATGGAGACGGTGGAGTGGTCGAACTATGGGACGGAGAGCGGCAATCCGCGCTGCGCGAACTGCATGGTGCACTCGGGCTATGAGGCTTCGGGCGTGAACTACACGTTCGGCTCGCTGAAGGGAATGCTGGAGACGGCCAGGGCGATGTTCTTCGGAAGCTATAAGGACAATGGCGCGATGAAGCTGCTGAACGAGTGGAAGCCCGCGCAACATGGACCGCTGGTACAGATCGCCGCAGCGCAGCAGAGCAACGAGCTTCAGGGAGTGTCAGGAGACTAA
- the hpnA gene encoding hopanoid-associated sugar epimerase, translating to MRVFITGATGFVGAHVARRYASEGASLRLLTRKTSKLDGLAGLNADVVTGDLREPEGLRTALTGCDTLVHVAADYRLWVRDPEEMYAANVEGTRELLRLARETGVQRVVYTSSVATMGFKTDGTIVNEDTPVSIDDMIGHYKRSKFLGEQEAIKAARDGQHVMILNPTTPIGPGDWKPTPTGRIIVDFLNRKFPAYVDTGLNLVDVDEVARMHVVALDRGRPGERYILGGENLTLKQILDRMSAITGLPSPTRKVPHAVAMGFAFFDENITGRLLGKEPRATVEAVRMGKKMMFASSAKAEQELGFKVLPIYNALRSAIEWFVANGYAPAFDGKAAQA from the coding sequence GTGCGCGTATTTATTACGGGAGCGACAGGCTTCGTGGGGGCCCATGTGGCGCGGAGGTACGCGTCCGAGGGCGCCAGCCTGCGGCTGCTGACCCGGAAAACGAGCAAGCTGGATGGCCTGGCGGGGTTGAACGCCGACGTGGTCACGGGCGATCTGCGCGAGCCTGAGGGGCTGCGAACCGCGTTGACCGGCTGCGATACACTGGTGCATGTCGCCGCAGATTACCGGCTCTGGGTGCGTGATCCCGAGGAGATGTATGCCGCCAACGTCGAGGGTACGCGCGAACTGTTGCGTCTGGCGCGGGAGACGGGCGTGCAGCGCGTCGTCTATACGTCGAGTGTGGCGACGATGGGGTTCAAGACCGACGGCACGATTGTGAATGAAGATACGCCGGTGTCGATCGACGACATGATCGGGCACTACAAGCGGTCGAAGTTTCTCGGCGAGCAGGAGGCCATCAAGGCGGCGCGTGATGGCCAGCATGTGATGATCCTGAATCCGACGACGCCGATTGGGCCGGGCGACTGGAAGCCTACACCGACGGGCCGCATTATCGTGGATTTTTTGAACCGGAAGTTTCCTGCCTATGTGGATACGGGGCTGAATCTGGTCGATGTGGATGAGGTAGCGCGAATGCATGTGGTCGCGCTGGATCGTGGCAGGCCGGGGGAACGGTACATTCTGGGCGGGGAAAACCTTACTCTGAAGCAGATCCTTGACCGCATGTCGGCGATTACGGGGCTGCCATCGCCGACGCGGAAGGTTCCGCATGCGGTGGCGATGGGGTTTGCGTTCTTTGACGAAAACATCACCGGCAGACTGCTTGGCAAAGAACCACGCGCGACCGTGGAGGCCGTGCGGATGGGAAAGAAGATGATGTTTGCGTCGTCTGCGAAGGCCGAGCAGGAGCTTGGATTCAAGGTATTGCCCATCTATAACGCGCTGCGCTCGGCGATTGAGTGGTTTGTGGCGAATGGGTATGCTCCGGCATTTGATGGGAAAGCGGCTCAGGCATGA
- a CDS encoding phosphorylase family protein codes for MRVGIIAALPGELKPLVKGWKRVKASTPKARKWVLRRGEDNADEWIAVCAGMGAEAARRAFAEAECDGALEVVLSVGWAGALSETIQPEAVVVPSVVIDAQTGESFVISTTVDGALRLVTTARVADAKEKARLWESYGAVAVDMEAATVARLAEMRKIPLVCIKAISDGRDARLPDLNRFVDRDGRMRMLPFLVYVAVRPGFWGPLMRLGSHSAAGAKAMRDTINAFMEGKDAERADRTGGVD; via the coding sequence ATGAGAGTAGGGATCATCGCGGCTCTGCCGGGGGAGCTTAAGCCACTGGTGAAAGGCTGGAAGCGGGTGAAGGCTTCTACGCCAAAGGCCAGAAAGTGGGTGTTGCGGCGCGGCGAGGATAACGCAGATGAGTGGATTGCCGTGTGCGCCGGGATGGGCGCTGAGGCTGCGCGGAGGGCATTTGCAGAGGCAGAGTGCGATGGTGCGCTCGAGGTGGTGCTCTCGGTGGGTTGGGCTGGGGCGCTGAGCGAGACGATTCAGCCTGAGGCTGTCGTCGTTCCTTCGGTGGTGATTGATGCGCAGACGGGGGAGAGCTTTGTGATTTCCACAACAGTTGATGGAGCCTTGCGCCTGGTAACGACGGCGCGCGTCGCCGATGCGAAGGAGAAGGCGCGCCTTTGGGAGAGCTATGGCGCGGTTGCCGTCGATATGGAGGCGGCCACGGTAGCGCGGCTAGCGGAGATGCGGAAGATCCCGCTGGTTTGTATCAAAGCGATCTCGGATGGCAGGGATGCGCGGCTGCCTGATTTGAACCGCTTTGTCGATCGAGATGGACGGATGCGGATGCTGCCGTTTCTTGTTTATGTTGCGGTGCGGCCGGGATTCTGGGGTCCGCTGATGCGACTGGGAAGCCATAGCGCGGCTGGGGCAAAGGCCATGCGCGATACGATTAATGCATTCATGGAAGGGAAAGATGCTGAAAGAGCAGACAGAACCGGTGGAGTTGACTGA
- a CDS encoding zinc-dependent dehydrogenase, producing the protein MLKEQTEPVELTETLVVPATMRAAVYRGVNDVRVETIPVPEIGAGEVLVKIHTCGICGTDLKKIHTGSHSAPRVFGHEMAGTVVKVGEGVSDFVVGDRVMAYHHIPCGECFYCRKRTFAQCETYKKVGCTAGFAPSGGGFAEYIRVMDWIVQKGLVKIPDGVPFEQAAFIEPVNTCYKAIELLGLQNDETVLVIGQGPIGILLAALAQRTGATVLTSDLYAERHAIAAKFGLDRPLDARGDVVAAAKAATGGRGADVALLAVGGDALIRVAMDAIRPGGRVMLFAATQHGEAPFDPAAVCMDEKTLMGSYSSSVAINDEVARLVLEGYGNGFDLTPLISHRFPLEDAVAAIDMASHPQADSMKIVIQP; encoded by the coding sequence ATGCTGAAAGAGCAGACAGAACCGGTGGAGTTGACTGAGACTTTAGTGGTTCCGGCGACGATGCGGGCGGCGGTGTATCGCGGCGTGAATGATGTTCGCGTTGAGACGATTCCAGTGCCTGAGATCGGGGCGGGCGAGGTGCTGGTGAAGATCCATACGTGTGGGATCTGTGGGACGGACCTCAAAAAAATTCATACGGGATCGCACTCGGCTCCGCGGGTCTTCGGGCACGAGATGGCTGGCACGGTCGTGAAGGTCGGCGAGGGTGTGAGCGACTTTGTGGTGGGTGATCGCGTGATGGCGTATCACCATATTCCTTGCGGGGAGTGCTTCTATTGCCGCAAGCGGACGTTCGCGCAGTGTGAGACGTACAAGAAAGTAGGCTGCACGGCGGGATTTGCGCCTTCGGGCGGCGGCTTTGCAGAGTACATCCGCGTGATGGATTGGATCGTGCAGAAAGGACTGGTGAAGATTCCTGACGGCGTTCCGTTCGAGCAGGCGGCGTTTATTGAACCGGTAAACACTTGCTACAAGGCGATTGAGTTGCTCGGACTGCAGAACGATGAGACGGTGCTGGTGATCGGGCAGGGGCCAATTGGGATTCTGCTGGCTGCGCTGGCGCAGAGGACGGGCGCGACGGTTTTGACGAGCGACTTGTATGCCGAACGTCATGCGATTGCGGCGAAGTTTGGCTTGGACAGGCCGCTCGATGCGAGGGGCGATGTTGTGGCCGCGGCGAAGGCGGCTACGGGGGGCAGGGGGGCCGATGTTGCTCTACTTGCGGTTGGCGGAGATGCGCTGATCAGGGTTGCGATGGATGCGATTCGGCCGGGCGGACGCGTGATGCTGTTTGCCGCGACGCAGCATGGTGAGGCTCCGTTTGATCCGGCGGCGGTGTGTATGGATGAGAAGACGCTGATGGGGTCGTACAGCTCGTCGGTGGCGATCAATGATGAGGTTGCGCGACTGGTGCTCGAAGGGTATGGCAATGGCTTCGACCTGACGCCGCTCATCTCGCATAGGTTCCCGCTGGAGGATGCAGTTGCAGCGATTGACATGGCGTCGCATCCGCAGGCGGACTCGATGAAGATTGTGATCCAGCCTTGA
- a CDS encoding sigma-54-dependent transcriptional regulator, with product MSETTEIVAATLPVQGAEPVPTNSARILIIDDEAAIRESLETMLTLEGFSVDLAVDGASGMDFLARNHYDLLLLDLALPGESGLDLLPRIVEMHPELPVIMITAFGTMGNVVDAIRAGAENFVQKPWDNEKLLADIRTAIARHKAEEENVQLKRTLKQRYNFSNIVGKSEPMLRLFDLIAQVAPSRSTVLLQGESGTGKELFAKAIHANSPRRDHPFVPVNTGAVPSELLESTLFGHVKGAFTSAIASKKGLFEVANGGTLFLDEIGTMTMDMQAKILRVLQDRRFMHVGGVHEIQVDVRIIAATNVNLQDAVRAGRFREDLFYRLNVINLELPPLRSRREDIPLLASHFLKLYATENAMEERILSPDALRILLDYEWPGNVRELENAMERGVVLSTSKTITPELLPAQLTGNTYTAALLDRQPDASLFDLMEDIERRIIADRLERCHWNQTEAAEYFRIPLSTLNQKIKRLNVEIRKRPRD from the coding sequence ATGTCTGAAACCACCGAGATTGTCGCCGCGACCCTTCCAGTTCAGGGCGCCGAACCCGTACCAACCAACAGCGCACGGATCCTCATCATCGACGACGAGGCTGCGATCCGCGAGTCGCTCGAGACCATGCTGACCCTCGAAGGCTTCTCCGTCGACCTGGCAGTCGATGGCGCCTCAGGAATGGACTTCCTCGCGCGCAACCACTACGATCTTCTGCTGCTCGACCTCGCCCTGCCCGGCGAGAGTGGCCTGGACCTGCTGCCGCGCATCGTCGAGATGCACCCCGAACTTCCGGTCATCATGATCACCGCCTTCGGCACTATGGGCAACGTCGTCGACGCCATCCGCGCCGGCGCGGAAAACTTTGTGCAGAAGCCCTGGGACAACGAGAAGCTCCTCGCCGACATCCGCACTGCCATCGCGCGGCACAAAGCCGAAGAGGAGAACGTACAGCTCAAGCGCACGCTCAAGCAGCGCTATAACTTCTCGAACATCGTCGGCAAGAGCGAGCCGATGCTTCGCCTCTTCGATCTCATCGCCCAGGTTGCCCCCAGCCGATCCACGGTGCTGCTGCAGGGCGAGAGCGGCACCGGCAAAGAACTCTTCGCCAAGGCCATCCACGCCAACTCGCCACGCCGTGACCATCCCTTCGTCCCGGTCAACACCGGAGCCGTGCCATCCGAGCTTCTCGAATCCACGCTCTTCGGCCACGTTAAAGGCGCATTCACCTCAGCCATCGCCTCCAAGAAGGGCCTCTTCGAAGTCGCCAACGGAGGCACGCTCTTCCTCGACGAGATTGGCACCATGACCATGGACATGCAGGCAAAGATACTCCGCGTCCTGCAGGACCGCCGCTTCATGCACGTCGGCGGAGTCCACGAGATTCAGGTTGACGTCCGCATCATCGCTGCCACCAACGTCAATCTCCAGGACGCCGTTCGCGCCGGCCGCTTCCGTGAAGACCTGTTCTACCGGCTCAACGTCATCAACCTCGAGTTGCCTCCGCTGCGCTCGCGCCGCGAAGACATTCCTCTACTGGCATCCCACTTCCTCAAGCTCTATGCCACTGAAAACGCCATGGAAGAGCGCATCCTCTCCCCCGATGCCCTGCGCATCCTGCTGGACTACGAGTGGCCCGGCAACGTTCGCGAGCTCGAAAACGCCATGGAACGCGGTGTAGTCCTCTCCACCTCGAAGACCATCACGCCCGAGCTGCTTCCCGCGCAGCTCACCGGAAACACCTACACCGCCGCCCTGCTTGATCGGCAGCCCGACGCATCACTCTTTGACCTCATGGAAGACATCGAGCGCCGCATCATCGCCGATCGCCTCGAGCGCTGCCACTGGAACCAGACCGAGGCCGCCGAGTACTTCCGCATCCCACTCTCCACCCTGAACCAGAAGATCAAGCGGCTCAACGTAGAAATCAGGAAACGTCCCCGCGACTAG
- a CDS encoding ATP-binding protein yields the protein MKDAAQTRILAIALAIATLAACVLAAINFKSEGGFDVPTDGIWWVESTGGLKAERVPPGSPGERAGVRSGDVLVAVDDHPTERLAPFVREIFHRGIWANATYSILRPMPHASDLKDAPRLDIQVILEPTDRSINQGLRFIALVYLCIGIYVLFRRWTAPKSTHFYVFCLVSFVMYSFKYTTELDLFDTIIYWGNIAAVAIQPALFLHFAVSFVGDLKETGAGRLRRRLLSVALYVPGILLIGLQLWAQHFWSATEILRHRLDQISVGYLALYYVIAAVVFRYRYRRAESALERQQLKWLTRGTLLAVTPFTLLYVIPYLSDWTVPSLLTKLAGLSLVFLPLTFSWAIVRYRLMDVDLIFKRGVTYTLATAAIVGVYFGLVALTAEIVHTRAPFLGTWGLLAAIMITGLVFDPLKRAIHAWVDRIFDQKRVDYRETLVEFGRGLNSQTDLRALLDSIVERLPQTLLVTRVAVFLATEGDPRTGERHFELAASHGLTNIGAADLAALDVRFLDFDRPGANNHIFLENPQQVLRLSETQRHSASRLDLNYYLPCRAANREDSGTRTVAVIGLGRTGEGDFLSSEDMRLLESLASYIGIAIQNAQLYQKLEQKITDFERLKDFNENIVESINIGIFAVDLDDRIESWNTQMEVMFARSRAEALRQPISALFPSDFVSRFNSVREEQGTHTLYKFRLELPSGETRIANIAIAPLVTRNFVTIGRIILVDDITDRIQLEAQLTQSEKLSSIGLLAAGVAHEVNTPLAVISSYAQMLTKHMRDDARLAPVLEKITQQTFRASEIVNGLLSFSRTSGSEFTSVDLNDLLRDTLVLLEHPMKTAQIHVETNLDPQLPRIHGNRGKLQQVILNLILNARDAMHGSPAATLRIATFAGAGRVLVRIQDSGSGIEREHLHRIYDPFFTTKTKPAEGGHKGTGLGLAVSYGIIQEHAGKIHVESEVGVGTAFQLEFPASEARPLTPAAHASGQQETERKTLHV from the coding sequence ATGAAAGACGCTGCCCAAACGCGCATTCTGGCTATCGCACTAGCGATCGCGACCTTGGCGGCCTGCGTCCTGGCGGCAATCAATTTCAAGAGCGAAGGCGGTTTCGACGTCCCGACCGACGGAATCTGGTGGGTCGAATCCACAGGAGGCCTCAAGGCGGAGCGCGTCCCTCCCGGTTCCCCGGGTGAGCGTGCCGGCGTTCGCTCTGGCGACGTTCTGGTAGCAGTCGACGACCATCCCACCGAGCGCCTCGCGCCCTTCGTTCGTGAAATCTTCCACCGCGGCATCTGGGCCAACGCAACCTACTCCATCCTTCGCCCCATGCCCCACGCGAGCGACCTCAAGGACGCTCCCCGGCTCGACATCCAGGTCATCCTCGAGCCCACGGACCGCTCAATCAACCAGGGCCTGCGGTTCATCGCCCTCGTCTACCTCTGCATTGGCATCTACGTCCTCTTCCGGCGATGGACAGCCCCGAAGTCGACGCACTTCTACGTCTTCTGCCTCGTCTCGTTTGTCATGTACTCCTTCAAGTACACGACCGAGCTCGACCTGTTCGACACCATCATCTACTGGGGCAACATCGCCGCGGTTGCCATTCAGCCTGCGCTGTTCTTGCACTTTGCCGTCAGCTTCGTCGGCGACCTCAAGGAGACAGGAGCCGGCCGTCTCAGGCGGCGTCTGCTAAGCGTCGCCCTCTATGTTCCAGGCATTCTGCTCATCGGCCTGCAGCTCTGGGCCCAGCACTTCTGGTCAGCGACTGAGATACTTCGTCACCGCCTCGACCAGATCTCGGTCGGCTACCTTGCGCTCTACTACGTCATCGCCGCCGTGGTCTTCCGCTACCGCTACCGTCGCGCCGAATCCGCCCTCGAGCGGCAGCAGCTCAAGTGGCTCACGCGCGGAACCCTGCTGGCCGTCACACCCTTTACGCTGCTCTACGTTATTCCCTATCTGTCTGACTGGACGGTTCCGAGCCTGCTCACCAAACTGGCTGGCCTCTCGCTCGTCTTCCTTCCGCTGACGTTCAGCTGGGCCATCGTGCGTTACCGCCTGATGGACGTCGACCTCATCTTCAAGCGCGGCGTCACCTACACGCTGGCCACCGCTGCCATCGTCGGCGTCTACTTCGGCCTCGTCGCGCTAACAGCCGAGATCGTCCACACCCGAGCGCCCTTCCTGGGCACATGGGGCCTGTTGGCCGCAATCATGATTACGGGCCTCGTCTTCGACCCGTTGAAGCGCGCCATCCATGCATGGGTTGATCGCATCTTCGATCAGAAGCGCGTCGACTACCGCGAGACGCTGGTTGAGTTCGGCCGTGGCCTTAACTCGCAGACCGACCTCCGCGCTCTCCTCGACTCCATCGTCGAGCGGCTCCCCCAGACGCTCCTCGTCACCCGCGTCGCCGTCTTCCTCGCCACAGAAGGAGATCCTCGCACCGGCGAGCGCCACTTTGAGTTGGCCGCCTCTCACGGCCTCACCAACATCGGAGCCGCGGACCTCGCAGCCCTAGATGTCCGTTTCCTCGACTTCGACCGCCCCGGCGCGAACAACCACATCTTCCTTGAGAACCCGCAGCAGGTGCTTCGCCTCTCCGAAACCCAGCGCCACAGTGCCTCCCGCCTCGACCTCAATTACTACCTGCCCTGCCGCGCAGCCAACCGCGAGGATTCCGGCACCCGCACCGTCGCCGTCATCGGACTCGGCCGCACCGGAGAAGGCGACTTCCTCTCCAGCGAAGATATGCGCCTCCTCGAATCGCTCGCCAGCTACATCGGCATCGCCATCCAGAACGCGCAGCTCTACCAGAAGCTCGAACAGAAGATCACCGACTTCGAGCGACTCAAGGATTTCAACGAGAACATCGTCGAATCCATCAATATCGGCATCTTCGCGGTCGATCTGGACGACCGCATCGAAAGCTGGAACACCCAGATGGAGGTTATGTTCGCCCGCTCCCGCGCTGAGGCCCTCCGCCAGCCCATCTCGGCACTCTTCCCATCGGACTTCGTCTCCCGCTTCAACAGCGTGCGCGAAGAGCAGGGCACGCACACGCTCTACAAGTTCCGTCTTGAGCTGCCCTCCGGCGAGACGCGCATCGCCAACATCGCCATCGCGCCTCTCGTCACGCGCAACTTCGTCACCATCGGCCGCATCATCCTCGTCGACGACATCACCGACCGCATTCAGCTGGAGGCGCAGCTCACGCAGTCCGAGAAGCTCTCTTCCATCGGCCTTCTCGCCGCCGGAGTCGCGCACGAGGTCAACACCCCGCTGGCCGTCATCTCCAGCTACGCGCAGATGCTCACCAAGCACATGCGTGATGACGCCCGTCTGGCCCCGGTGCTCGAAAAGATCACCCAGCAGACCTTCCGAGCCTCCGAGATCGTTAACGGCCTACTCAGCTTCTCGCGCACCAGCGGCAGCGAATTCACCAGCGTCGACCTCAACGATCTGCTGCGCGACACGCTCGTGCTGCTCGAACATCCGATGAAGACCGCTCAGATTCACGTCGAGACCAACCTCGACCCGCAGTTGCCCCGCATCCACGGCAACCGCGGCAAGCTCCAGCAGGTCATCCTCAACCTCATCCTCAACGCCCGCGACGCAATGCATGGCTCGCCGGCCGCCACCTTACGCATCGCAACCTTCGCGGGAGCAGGCCGCGTGCTCGTTCGAATCCAGGACTCCGGCTCCGGTATCGAGCGCGAGCATCTGCACCGCATCTACGACCCATTTTTCACCACCAAGACCAAACCCGCCGAAGGCGGACACAAAGGCACCGGCCTTGGTCTTGCCGTCAGCTATGGAATCATTCAGGAGCACGCCGGCAAGATTCATGTCGAGAGTGAAGTCGGAGTAGGAACGGCATTCCAACTCGAATTCCCCGCCTCAGAGGCGAGACCATTGACTCCGGCGGCCCATGCCAGCGGTCAACAGGAGACGGAGAGAAAGACGCTTCATGTCTGA